One window of Halopseudomonas maritima genomic DNA carries:
- the rsmA gene encoding 16S rRNA (adenine(1518)-N(6)/adenine(1519)-N(6))-dimethyltransferase RsmA → MSQFPQHKARKRFGQNFLHDAGVIDRIIRSIRPRESDHLVEIGPGQGAITSGLLASGAQLDVVELDKDLHPILMGQFGFLDRFRLHKGDALKFDFRQLVTGDDKLRVVGNLPYNISTPLMFHLLEQSDCIDDMHFMLQKEVVLRLAATAGMNHYGRLGIMVQYHCRVEHLFDVGPGAFNPAPKVDSAIVRLVPHATLPHPADDVGVLEVLVRDAFNQRRKTLRNTLKALLSAEEIEAEGIDPGTRPEQVDLAGFVRLANRLARKRSAEA, encoded by the coding sequence ATGAGTCAGTTTCCGCAACACAAGGCGCGCAAGCGCTTTGGCCAGAACTTCCTGCACGATGCAGGCGTGATCGACCGCATCATCCGCTCCATCCGTCCGCGTGAAAGCGATCACCTGGTCGAGATCGGCCCGGGTCAGGGCGCCATCACCTCTGGCCTGCTGGCCAGCGGCGCACAGCTGGACGTAGTCGAGCTGGACAAGGACCTGCACCCGATCCTGATGGGCCAATTCGGCTTTCTTGACCGTTTCCGCCTGCACAAGGGCGACGCGCTGAAGTTTGACTTCCGCCAACTGGTCACGGGCGACGACAAGCTGCGCGTGGTCGGCAACCTGCCGTACAACATTTCCACGCCATTGATGTTCCACCTGCTGGAGCAGTCCGACTGCATCGACGACATGCACTTCATGCTGCAGAAGGAAGTGGTACTGCGGCTGGCCGCCACCGCCGGCATGAATCACTACGGCCGGCTCGGCATCATGGTCCAGTATCACTGCCGCGTAGAGCATCTGTTCGACGTCGGCCCCGGCGCCTTCAACCCGGCGCCCAAGGTCGACTCGGCCATCGTCCGCCTGGTGCCCCACGCGACCCTGCCGCATCCCGCCGATGACGTTGGGGTACTGGAGGTACTGGTTCGCGATGCGTTCAACCAGCGCCGCAAGACCCTGCGCAACACGCTGAAAGCGCTGCTCAGCGCCGAGGAGATCGAAGCCGAAGGCATCGACCCCGGCACCCGCCCCGAGCAAGTCGACCTGGCCGGCTTTGTACGCCTGGCCAACCGCTTGGCTCGCAAGCGGAGTGCCGAGGCATGA